The Leclercia adecarboxylata region AAACCGCCGTCGTACTGGAGCTGGAGCCGCCGGTAACCCTGGCGACGCAAAAACGGATCTGGCGCCTGACCCAGCGACTGGGTGAAATCCCTGAAGTGGTGGAAGCCATTCCGGGGATGAATAACATTACCGTGGTGCTGCGTAATCCCCACTCCGTGGCGCTGGATGCTATCGAGCGGCTGCAGCGCTGGTGGGAAGAGAGCGAGGCGCTAGAGCCTGACTCCCGCGCCATCGACATCCCCGTCGTGTACGGTACGGCCGCGGGCCCCGATCTTGGCGAAGTGGCCCGGCATGCCGGGCTATCGGAGAAACAGGTCGTGGAGCTCCATTCATCCGTGGATTATGTGGTCTGGTTCTTAGGTTTTCAGCCGGGTTTCCCTTACCTGGGCGGGCTGCCTGAGCAGCTGGCTACCCCACGCCGCGCCGAACCCCGCTTGCAGGTTCCTGCGGGTTCAGTGGGCATTGGCGGGGCGCAGACCGGGATCTATCCCTTAGCCACGCCTGGCGGCTGGCAGCTGATCGGGCACACCTCTCTGCCGCTGTTCGATCCCCGTCGCGACGAGCCGGTGCTGCTGCGTCCGGGGGATACCGTGCGGTTTATCCCGCAGAAGGAGGGGGTATGCTAAAAATTATTCGCGCCGGGCTCTATACCTCGGTGCAGGACGGCGGACGCATCGGTTTTCGCCAGTCGGGCATCAGCTATTGCGGTGCGCTGGATAAACCGGCATTGCAGATTGGTAATCTGCTGGTGGGCAATGATCCGGACGATGCCGCGCTGGAGATCACGCTTGGACAATGTACTTTCGAATTTGAACGAGACGGCTGGTTTGCCC contains the following coding sequences:
- the pxpB gene encoding 5-oxoprolinase subunit PxpB; translation: MQRARCYLLGETAVVLELEPPVTLATQKRIWRLTQRLGEIPEVVEAIPGMNNITVVLRNPHSVALDAIERLQRWWEESEALEPDSRAIDIPVVYGTAAGPDLGEVARHAGLSEKQVVELHSSVDYVVWFLGFQPGFPYLGGLPEQLATPRRAEPRLQVPAGSVGIGGAQTGIYPLATPGGWQLIGHTSLPLFDPRRDEPVLLRPGDTVRFIPQKEGVC